A stretch of the Manis pentadactyla isolate mManPen7 chromosome 16, mManPen7.hap1, whole genome shotgun sequence genome encodes the following:
- the LOC118910793 gene encoding histone H4-like, with the protein MYGRGKGEKGLGKDGAKRHRKVLRDNIQGITKPSIRRLVRCGGVKRISGLIYEETRGVLKENVIRDAVTYTEHAKRKTVTAVDVV; encoded by the coding sequence ATGTATGGACGCGGGAAGGGCGAGAAGGGCCTGGGCAAAGATGGCGCCAAGCGCCACCGCAAGGTGCTGCGGGACAACATCCAGGGCATCACCAAGCCCTCCATCCGCCGCCTTGTCCGGTGCGGCGGGGTCAAGCGCATCTCCGGCCTCATCTACGAGGAGACCCGCGGAGTGCTGAAGGAGAACGTGATCCGGGACGCCGTCACCTACACCGAGCACGCCAAGCGCAAGACAGTCACGGCCGTGGACGTGGTCTAG
- the LOC118910758 gene encoding histone H2A type 1-J, giving the protein MSGRGKQGGKARAKAKTRSSRAGLQFPVGRVHRLLRKGNYAERVGAGAPVYLAAVLEYLTAEILELAGNAARDNKKTRIIPRHLQLAIRNDEELNKLLGKVTIAQGGVLPNIQAVLLPKKTESHHKTK; this is encoded by the coding sequence ATGTCTGGACGTGGCAAGCAGGGCGGCAAGGCTCGCGCCAAGGCCAAGACCCGGTCGTCGCGGGCCGGGCTGCAGTTCCCCGTGGGCCGCGTGCACCGCCTGCTCCGCAAGGGCAACTACGCCGAGCGGGTCGGGGCCGGCGCGCCCGTGTACCTGGCGGCGGTGCTGGAGTACCTGACGGCCGAGATCCTGGAGCTGGCGGGCAACGCGGCCCGCGACAACAAGAAGACGCGCATCATCCCGCGCCACCTGCAGCTGGCCATCCGCAACGACGAGGAGCTCAACAAGCTGCTGGGCAAAGTCACCATCGCGCAGGGCGGTGTCCTCCCCAACATCCAGGCCGTGCTGCTGCCCAAGAAGACCGAGAGCCACCACAAGACCAAATAA